In Armatimonadota bacterium, the genomic window TTGACCTTGTACCTGGGGATGGTAGGGAGTATTCTTCTTTGCAATTGTTAAGGGAAACTAAGGTTGGTAGCGCCGATGTTTACCTTCTGGAGGCAAAGCTACCCTCAAAGGTTGCTGGCACGCGAACTTTACCAGCGGAGGTCCGCCGCTTCTACATTGGGAAGTCGGACCTACTGCTTCGTCGAACTGAGATCAAAGAGATTGCAGATGGAGTAAGTACGGGTGCATCGGAAAACCGGAGAACGTATCAATTCCTAGGTTTTATCGCTAATTCTCTGCTTTCGGATGATTTGTTCCCAACCGAATGTCCGAAGAATATACGTGTTGCAACCATGCCTTCATCTGGTTTACCGCGCTGAGAAAGGAAGAAACAGCATGACTTCGCGAGAAAGAGTTCTAACCACATTAGCCCATAAAGAACCTGACCGCGTGCCAATTGATTTTGGAGGCATGCGATCGACAGGCATAATGGCAATAGCATACAACAAGCTTAAAGCATACCTGGGAATTACAGGTGGTGAAACGCGAGTCTATGATACCATGCAACAGTTAGCTCTTCCCGAGCCTCCAATACTTGAGCGGTTCCATGTTGATGTGATTGACCTAAACAATACCCTGGGTCGTTTTGAAGAAGAGTGGAAGGATTGGACGCTGCCTGATGGTTCGCCTGCAAAAGTGCCTGTTGATTTTAATCCTATTCGCGAAGGAGATTGCCTGGTTGTTAAGGACTCCCTTGGCCGAGTACAGATGCGAATGCCCGACGGATGCCTTTATTTCGAGCCATGCTTCAATCCACTGGCAGACGCACATACATTTGCCGATGTAGACCGACTATTTGAAATGAAACCTGTCGAGCCGAAAGACCTTCTCAGGATGCAAGAGCGTGCAAAATGGCTCTATGAAAACACAGACTATGCGATTATGCTTGGATTTGGCGGCAATATCTTGGAAGGAGGACAGAACGCTTTCGGATGGGAGCGGTTCATGACTGAAATTGCTTTAAATACTGCGCTTGTTGAGTACGCACTGGATAAGATGGTTGAGGTTTACATGGAAAATTTGCAAATCTACCTAGAAATGCTTGGCGGTTACATCCAG contains:
- a CDS encoding uroporphyrinogen decarboxylase family protein, with product MTSRERVLTTLAHKEPDRVPIDFGGMRSTGIMAIAYNKLKAYLGITGGETRVYDTMQQLALPEPPILERFHVDVIDLNNTLGRFEEEWKDWTLPDGSPAKVPVDFNPIREGDCLVVKDSLGRVQMRMPDGCLYFEPCFNPLADAHTFADVDRLFEMKPVEPKDLLRMQERAKWLYENTDYAIMLGFGGNILEGGQNAFGWERFMTEIALNTALVEYALDKMVEVYMENLQIYLEMLGGYIQLIQMGDDLGTQIATMLSPDLYRRVVKPRHAKQYWYVREHSDVHVFLHACGSCWEIMGDLVEEGVEVLNPVQTSAAGMDPRRLKKEFGDKLTFWGGGCDTQSVLPNATPEEIERHVKERIEIFAPGGGFVFTQIHNVQANVPPQNVVACYDAAWRYGEYPIGSID